A stretch of Stigmatopora argus isolate UIUO_Sarg chromosome 22, RoL_Sarg_1.0, whole genome shotgun sequence DNA encodes these proteins:
- the specc1 gene encoding cytospin-B isoform X1 — protein sequence MIKTSVTKLGLPKTGLQERAKQVPLPPCSSSSSSTTSTMRPSRSSYTLASEQRLTRLKRANSDDALTKPALGGVASGMRMKKTVTTGAISDLAESRPRGLVGSQATKKSGIPAPREIPSSITRERISLRDQLRSSSSRRIVSSASTSSLSTLTKQTRGSTKYRGEAEGQERGLLESQVKELLAQAKAKDADISELRAALQRCKGRGSVSSPAPQDLASERDKKLTEALVLIQELREKNSKFQRELANLREENQEVKRRLLGFESSSLSGSPPQLQNGLPSEPVKASLSSSSVKDWPSPDSAEFEKIPRSESLGSNVSGEATMVDHHASVRSLTERIRQMEENHHSTAEELQATLQELADQQQVVQELTAENERLSEERRLLQGSLQQQRERSELLSQKNEALSNRLQEQAQREDELRSQDPRFLELEQRYAELVESSRFEREKLVDIQQQLTGSLRALEEENQEAQGEARALREEADRLRARLSRELEAGSQAAQSAEEQKATVDSLRVENSRLRAQLDIERQKACEPKAVQSVADSTELQKLLKAAHAERERLEKELTRLRRDLLRAQDETEHVQASISKVEAEGLQVQEKADMREEELTKRVSALEEAGLLTEKQAKDMKETIFELEDQVEQQRAVNLHTNQTVLDLENFVKNIEEQKFEAERQLKAFSRQMKEEKEEWRRFQADLQTAVVVANDIKVEAQQELRTLRRELQEERDRSAKLSLDLEALQGVRSQGDDLKQSSHDSKLKWSGVITSPANDAGGDAKTEAEATVKSPVKSSDTGGPSGSGLTVQIHSSPRSPLSGIPMRTAPAAAVSPTQRPSYIKPLSKLLEKRISHGDFVHPHDCSEDTKPSILIRKSPSLESIFKSPVSLRSRTSSFGCNHGNNMFSTDPLAALAREYGGSKRNALLKWCQKKTQGYPNIDVTNFSSSWSDGLAFCALLHTYLPAHIPYQQLISQDKIRNLTLAFQAAESIGIKPSLNIEELVKTDRPDWQSVMQYVSQIYKHFET from the exons ATGATTAAAACGAGTGTCACCAAGTTGGGGCTCCCCAAGACGGGCCTCCAAGAGCGTGCTAAGCAGGTCCCTTTACCGCCTTGTTCTTCATCTTCTTCGTCCACCACCAGCACTATGAGGCCTTCCAGATCATCCTACACGCTGGCGTCAGAGCAGCGACTCACCAGG CTTAAACGAGCCAATAGCGATGATGCCCTGACGAAGCCCGCGCTGGGTGGGGTTGCCTCCGGCATGCGCATGAAGAAGACCGTGACCACGGGAGCCATCTCAGATCTTGCCGAGAGCCGCCCACGTGGTCTAGTTG GTTCTCAAGCAACGAAAAAGTCCGGCATCCCGGCCCCGAGAGAAATCCCCTCGTCGATAACGAGGGAGCGTATTTCCCTGAGGGACCAGTTGAGGAGCTCCAGCTCCAGGAGGATTGTTTCCAGTGCCAGCACTTCTAGCCTCTCAACCTTGACAAAGCAAACGCGTGGTTCGACGAAGTACCGCGGCGAAGCGGAAGGCCAGGAGAGGGGGCTTCTGGAAAGTCAGGTGAAAGAGTTGTTGGCCCAAGCCAAAGCCAAAGACGCGGACATTAGCGAGCTCCGTGCGGCGCTGCAACGCTGCAAAGGTAGAGGCTCCGTCTCGTCACCGGCGCCTCAAGATTTGGCTTCAGAACGGGACAAAAAGCTCACAGAGGCTCTCGTGCTGATCCAGGAGCTCCGGGAAAAGAACTCAAAGTTTCAAAGAGAGCTAGCAAACCTCAGAGAGGAAAACCAAGAGGTAAAGAGAAGGCTTCTCGGTTTTGAGAGCTCATCACTATCCGGTAGCCCTCCGCAACTTCAGAACGGCCTGCCGTCGGAGCCGGTTAAAGCCTCGCTTTCTTCCAGCTCCGTCAAAGATTGGCCTTCCCCCGACTCGGCGGAGTTTGAGAAGATACCGCGCTCGGAATCCCTCGGCAGTAACGTGAGCGGCGAAGCGACGATGGTCGACCACCATGCGTCCGTACGGAGCTTGACCGAACGGATACGCCAGATGGAGGAAAATCACCACAGCACCGCGGAGGAGCTGCAGGCCACCCTGCAGGAGCTTGCCGACCAGCAGCAAGTGGTGCAAGAACTGACGGCCGAGAACGAGCGTCTGTCCGAGGAGAGGCGCCTCCTGCAAGGCTCGCTCCAGCAGCAGAGGGAGCGTTCGGAGCTCCTCTCGCAAAAGAACGAGGCGCTTTCGAATCGACTGCAGGAGCAGGCCCAGAGGGAAGACGAGCTCCGGAGCCAAGATCCTCGATTCCTCGAACTGGAGCAGCGGTACGCCGAGCTGGTGGAGAGCTCGCGTTTCGAACGGGAGAAGCTGGTCGACATCCAGCAGCAGTTAACGGGCAGCCTGCGAGCCCTGGAGGAGGAAAACCAGGAGGCCCAGGGGGAGGCGCGCGCCCTCCGAGAAGAGGCGGACAGGCTACGCGCCCGACTAAGTCGAGAGCTGGAAGCCGGAAGTCAAGCGGCGCAGTCTGCGGAAGAGCAGAAAGCCACAGTGGACTCTCTCAGAGTGGAAAACAGTAGGCTGAGGGCCCAGCTGGACATCGAGAGGCAAAAGGCGTGCGAGCCCAAGGCCGTGCAGAGTGTCGCCGATAGCACAGAGCTGCAGAAGTTGCTCAAGGCGGCCCACGCCGAGAGAGAGCGGCTGGAGAAGGAGCTGACTCGACTAAGGCGGGATCTGCTACGGGCCCAAGATGAGACCGAACACGTACAAGCCAGCATTTCCAAG GTGGAGGCCGAAGGCCTGCAGGTCCAAGAAAAAGCCGACATGAGGGAAGAGGAGCTCACCAAGCGAGTAAGTGCCTTGGAGGAGGCGGGTCTCCTAACAGAGAAGCAAGCCAAGGACATGAAGGAAACCATCTTTGAATTGGAAGACCAAGTGGAGCAACAGCGAGCCGTCAACCTCCATACCAATCAAACGGTCCTCGACCTAGAAA ATTTCGTGAAAAACATAGAAGAGCAGAAATTTGAAGCAGAACGACAACTGAAAGCTTTTAGCCGACAAATGAAG GAGGAAAAAGAGGAGTGGCGTCGATTCCAGGCCGATCTACAGACGGCGGTGGTGGTTGCCAATGATATCAAGGTGGAGGCGCAACAGGAGTTGCGTACGCTCCGGAGGGAGCTCCAGGAGGAGCGGGATCGCAGTGCCAAGCTTTCCTTAGACCTGGAGGCCTTGCAAGGTGTCAG GTCTCAAGGTGATGATTTAAAACAATCCAGTCATGACAGCAAGCTTAAGTGGTCCGGCGTGATCACGAGTCCCGCCAATGACGCCGGCGGCGATGCCAAAACGGAGGCCGAAGCTACCGTCAAGTCCCCCGTTAAATCATCTGACACTGGAGGACCAA GTGGATCGGGTCTTACAGTTCAAATCCACAGCTCGCCAAGAAGTCCACTGAGTGGAATTCCTATGCGCACCGCGCCTGCTGCGGCAGTCTCGCCAACCCAG AGGCCATCGTACATAAAGCCCTTGTCAAAGCTGTTGGAAAAAAGAATCAGTCACGGAGACTTTGTTCATCCTCACG ATTGCAGCGAAGACACAAAACCCAGCATCCTCATTAGGAAGAGTCCATCCCTGGAGTCCATTTTCAAAAGCCCGGTTTCCCTGAGAAGCCGTACGTCGTCGTTTGGCTGCAACCATGGCAACAACATGTTCAG TACGGACCCCTTGGCTGCACTGGCGCGGGAGTACGGGGGATCCAAGAGGAACGCGCTACTCAAGTGGTGCCAGAAGAAAACACAAGGCTATCCG AACATTGACGTGACCAACTTCAGCAGCAGTTGGAGTGACGGTTTGGCTTTTTGCGCTCTCCTGCACACTTATTTGCCTGCGCACATCCCTTACCAGCAACTCATCAGTCAAGATAAG atCCGGAATCTGACCCTGGCTTTCCAGGCAGCTGAGAGCATTGGCATCAAACCTTCTCTG AACATCGAAGAACTGGTGAAGACGGACAGGCCCGACTGGCAGAGTGTCATGCAGTACGTCTCTCAGATCTACAAGCACTTCGAGACCTGA
- the specc1 gene encoding cytospin-B isoform X3, which translates to MIKTSVTKLGLPKTGLQERAKQVPLPPCSSSSSSTTSTMRPSRSSYTLASEQRLTRLKRANSDDALTKPALGGVASGMRMKKTVTTGAISDLAESRPRGLVGSQATKKSGIPAPREIPSSITRERISLRDQLRSSSSRRIVSSASTSSLSTLTKQTRGSTKYRGEAEGQERGLLESQVKELLAQAKAKDADISELRAALQRCKGRGSVSSPAPQDLASERDKKLTEALVLIQELREKNSKFQRELANLREENQEVKRRLLGFESSSLSGSPPQLQNGLPSEPVKASLSSSSVKDWPSPDSAEFEKIPRSESLGSNVSGEATMVDHHASVRSLTERIRQMEENHHSTAEELQATLQELADQQQVVQELTAENERLSEERRLLQGSLQQQRERSELLSQKNEALSNRLQEQAQREDELRSQDPRFLELEQRYAELVESSRFEREKLVDIQQQLTGSLRALEEENQEAQGEARALREEADRLRARLSRELEAGSQAAQSAEEQKATVDSLRVENSRLRAQLDIERQKACEPKAVQSVADSTELQKLLKAAHAERERLEKELTRLRRDLLRAQDETEHVQASISKVEAEGLQVQEKADMREEELTKRVSALEEAGLLTEKQAKDMKETIFELEDQVEQQRAVNLHTNQTVLDLENFVKNIEEQKFEAERQLKAFSRQMKEEKEEWRRFQADLQTAVVVANDIKVEAQQELRTLRRELQEERDRSAKLSLDLEALQGVRIVPGATFDTKTAVEGH; encoded by the exons ATGATTAAAACGAGTGTCACCAAGTTGGGGCTCCCCAAGACGGGCCTCCAAGAGCGTGCTAAGCAGGTCCCTTTACCGCCTTGTTCTTCATCTTCTTCGTCCACCACCAGCACTATGAGGCCTTCCAGATCATCCTACACGCTGGCGTCAGAGCAGCGACTCACCAGG CTTAAACGAGCCAATAGCGATGATGCCCTGACGAAGCCCGCGCTGGGTGGGGTTGCCTCCGGCATGCGCATGAAGAAGACCGTGACCACGGGAGCCATCTCAGATCTTGCCGAGAGCCGCCCACGTGGTCTAGTTG GTTCTCAAGCAACGAAAAAGTCCGGCATCCCGGCCCCGAGAGAAATCCCCTCGTCGATAACGAGGGAGCGTATTTCCCTGAGGGACCAGTTGAGGAGCTCCAGCTCCAGGAGGATTGTTTCCAGTGCCAGCACTTCTAGCCTCTCAACCTTGACAAAGCAAACGCGTGGTTCGACGAAGTACCGCGGCGAAGCGGAAGGCCAGGAGAGGGGGCTTCTGGAAAGTCAGGTGAAAGAGTTGTTGGCCCAAGCCAAAGCCAAAGACGCGGACATTAGCGAGCTCCGTGCGGCGCTGCAACGCTGCAAAGGTAGAGGCTCCGTCTCGTCACCGGCGCCTCAAGATTTGGCTTCAGAACGGGACAAAAAGCTCACAGAGGCTCTCGTGCTGATCCAGGAGCTCCGGGAAAAGAACTCAAAGTTTCAAAGAGAGCTAGCAAACCTCAGAGAGGAAAACCAAGAGGTAAAGAGAAGGCTTCTCGGTTTTGAGAGCTCATCACTATCCGGTAGCCCTCCGCAACTTCAGAACGGCCTGCCGTCGGAGCCGGTTAAAGCCTCGCTTTCTTCCAGCTCCGTCAAAGATTGGCCTTCCCCCGACTCGGCGGAGTTTGAGAAGATACCGCGCTCGGAATCCCTCGGCAGTAACGTGAGCGGCGAAGCGACGATGGTCGACCACCATGCGTCCGTACGGAGCTTGACCGAACGGATACGCCAGATGGAGGAAAATCACCACAGCACCGCGGAGGAGCTGCAGGCCACCCTGCAGGAGCTTGCCGACCAGCAGCAAGTGGTGCAAGAACTGACGGCCGAGAACGAGCGTCTGTCCGAGGAGAGGCGCCTCCTGCAAGGCTCGCTCCAGCAGCAGAGGGAGCGTTCGGAGCTCCTCTCGCAAAAGAACGAGGCGCTTTCGAATCGACTGCAGGAGCAGGCCCAGAGGGAAGACGAGCTCCGGAGCCAAGATCCTCGATTCCTCGAACTGGAGCAGCGGTACGCCGAGCTGGTGGAGAGCTCGCGTTTCGAACGGGAGAAGCTGGTCGACATCCAGCAGCAGTTAACGGGCAGCCTGCGAGCCCTGGAGGAGGAAAACCAGGAGGCCCAGGGGGAGGCGCGCGCCCTCCGAGAAGAGGCGGACAGGCTACGCGCCCGACTAAGTCGAGAGCTGGAAGCCGGAAGTCAAGCGGCGCAGTCTGCGGAAGAGCAGAAAGCCACAGTGGACTCTCTCAGAGTGGAAAACAGTAGGCTGAGGGCCCAGCTGGACATCGAGAGGCAAAAGGCGTGCGAGCCCAAGGCCGTGCAGAGTGTCGCCGATAGCACAGAGCTGCAGAAGTTGCTCAAGGCGGCCCACGCCGAGAGAGAGCGGCTGGAGAAGGAGCTGACTCGACTAAGGCGGGATCTGCTACGGGCCCAAGATGAGACCGAACACGTACAAGCCAGCATTTCCAAG GTGGAGGCCGAAGGCCTGCAGGTCCAAGAAAAAGCCGACATGAGGGAAGAGGAGCTCACCAAGCGAGTAAGTGCCTTGGAGGAGGCGGGTCTCCTAACAGAGAAGCAAGCCAAGGACATGAAGGAAACCATCTTTGAATTGGAAGACCAAGTGGAGCAACAGCGAGCCGTCAACCTCCATACCAATCAAACGGTCCTCGACCTAGAAA ATTTCGTGAAAAACATAGAAGAGCAGAAATTTGAAGCAGAACGACAACTGAAAGCTTTTAGCCGACAAATGAAG GAGGAAAAAGAGGAGTGGCGTCGATTCCAGGCCGATCTACAGACGGCGGTGGTGGTTGCCAATGATATCAAGGTGGAGGCGCAACAGGAGTTGCGTACGCTCCGGAGGGAGCTCCAGGAGGAGCGGGATCGCAGTGCCAAGCTTTCCTTAGACCTGGAGGCCTTGCAAGGTGTCAG aattgtCCCAGGAGCGACATTTGACACCAAGACAGCGGTAGAAGGACACTAG
- the specc1 gene encoding cytospin-B isoform X2 encodes MGNQAGRPEDSERGSQATKKSGIPAPREIPSSITRERISLRDQLRSSSSRRIVSSASTSSLSTLTKQTRGSTKYRGEAEGQERGLLESQVKELLAQAKAKDADISELRAALQRCKGRGSVSSPAPQDLASERDKKLTEALVLIQELREKNSKFQRELANLREENQEVKRRLLGFESSSLSGSPPQLQNGLPSEPVKASLSSSSVKDWPSPDSAEFEKIPRSESLGSNVSGEATMVDHHASVRSLTERIRQMEENHHSTAEELQATLQELADQQQVVQELTAENERLSEERRLLQGSLQQQRERSELLSQKNEALSNRLQEQAQREDELRSQDPRFLELEQRYAELVESSRFEREKLVDIQQQLTGSLRALEEENQEAQGEARALREEADRLRARLSRELEAGSQAAQSAEEQKATVDSLRVENSRLRAQLDIERQKACEPKAVQSVADSTELQKLLKAAHAERERLEKELTRLRRDLLRAQDETEHVQASISKVEAEGLQVQEKADMREEELTKRVSALEEAGLLTEKQAKDMKETIFELEDQVEQQRAVNLHTNQTVLDLENFVKNIEEQKFEAERQLKAFSRQMKEEKEEWRRFQADLQTAVVVANDIKVEAQQELRTLRRELQEERDRSAKLSLDLEALQGVRSQGDDLKQSSHDSKLKWSGVITSPANDAGGDAKTEAEATVKSPVKSSDTGGPSGSGLTVQIHSSPRSPLSGIPMRTAPAAAVSPTQRPSYIKPLSKLLEKRISHGDFVHPHDCSEDTKPSILIRKSPSLESIFKSPVSLRSRTSSFGCNHGNNMFSTDPLAALAREYGGSKRNALLKWCQKKTQGYPNIDVTNFSSSWSDGLAFCALLHTYLPAHIPYQQLISQDKIRNLTLAFQAAESIGIKPSLNIEELVKTDRPDWQSVMQYVSQIYKHFET; translated from the exons ATGGGCAACCAAGCGGGCAGACCGGAGGATTCGGAAAGAG GTTCTCAAGCAACGAAAAAGTCCGGCATCCCGGCCCCGAGAGAAATCCCCTCGTCGATAACGAGGGAGCGTATTTCCCTGAGGGACCAGTTGAGGAGCTCCAGCTCCAGGAGGATTGTTTCCAGTGCCAGCACTTCTAGCCTCTCAACCTTGACAAAGCAAACGCGTGGTTCGACGAAGTACCGCGGCGAAGCGGAAGGCCAGGAGAGGGGGCTTCTGGAAAGTCAGGTGAAAGAGTTGTTGGCCCAAGCCAAAGCCAAAGACGCGGACATTAGCGAGCTCCGTGCGGCGCTGCAACGCTGCAAAGGTAGAGGCTCCGTCTCGTCACCGGCGCCTCAAGATTTGGCTTCAGAACGGGACAAAAAGCTCACAGAGGCTCTCGTGCTGATCCAGGAGCTCCGGGAAAAGAACTCAAAGTTTCAAAGAGAGCTAGCAAACCTCAGAGAGGAAAACCAAGAGGTAAAGAGAAGGCTTCTCGGTTTTGAGAGCTCATCACTATCCGGTAGCCCTCCGCAACTTCAGAACGGCCTGCCGTCGGAGCCGGTTAAAGCCTCGCTTTCTTCCAGCTCCGTCAAAGATTGGCCTTCCCCCGACTCGGCGGAGTTTGAGAAGATACCGCGCTCGGAATCCCTCGGCAGTAACGTGAGCGGCGAAGCGACGATGGTCGACCACCATGCGTCCGTACGGAGCTTGACCGAACGGATACGCCAGATGGAGGAAAATCACCACAGCACCGCGGAGGAGCTGCAGGCCACCCTGCAGGAGCTTGCCGACCAGCAGCAAGTGGTGCAAGAACTGACGGCCGAGAACGAGCGTCTGTCCGAGGAGAGGCGCCTCCTGCAAGGCTCGCTCCAGCAGCAGAGGGAGCGTTCGGAGCTCCTCTCGCAAAAGAACGAGGCGCTTTCGAATCGACTGCAGGAGCAGGCCCAGAGGGAAGACGAGCTCCGGAGCCAAGATCCTCGATTCCTCGAACTGGAGCAGCGGTACGCCGAGCTGGTGGAGAGCTCGCGTTTCGAACGGGAGAAGCTGGTCGACATCCAGCAGCAGTTAACGGGCAGCCTGCGAGCCCTGGAGGAGGAAAACCAGGAGGCCCAGGGGGAGGCGCGCGCCCTCCGAGAAGAGGCGGACAGGCTACGCGCCCGACTAAGTCGAGAGCTGGAAGCCGGAAGTCAAGCGGCGCAGTCTGCGGAAGAGCAGAAAGCCACAGTGGACTCTCTCAGAGTGGAAAACAGTAGGCTGAGGGCCCAGCTGGACATCGAGAGGCAAAAGGCGTGCGAGCCCAAGGCCGTGCAGAGTGTCGCCGATAGCACAGAGCTGCAGAAGTTGCTCAAGGCGGCCCACGCCGAGAGAGAGCGGCTGGAGAAGGAGCTGACTCGACTAAGGCGGGATCTGCTACGGGCCCAAGATGAGACCGAACACGTACAAGCCAGCATTTCCAAG GTGGAGGCCGAAGGCCTGCAGGTCCAAGAAAAAGCCGACATGAGGGAAGAGGAGCTCACCAAGCGAGTAAGTGCCTTGGAGGAGGCGGGTCTCCTAACAGAGAAGCAAGCCAAGGACATGAAGGAAACCATCTTTGAATTGGAAGACCAAGTGGAGCAACAGCGAGCCGTCAACCTCCATACCAATCAAACGGTCCTCGACCTAGAAA ATTTCGTGAAAAACATAGAAGAGCAGAAATTTGAAGCAGAACGACAACTGAAAGCTTTTAGCCGACAAATGAAG GAGGAAAAAGAGGAGTGGCGTCGATTCCAGGCCGATCTACAGACGGCGGTGGTGGTTGCCAATGATATCAAGGTGGAGGCGCAACAGGAGTTGCGTACGCTCCGGAGGGAGCTCCAGGAGGAGCGGGATCGCAGTGCCAAGCTTTCCTTAGACCTGGAGGCCTTGCAAGGTGTCAG GTCTCAAGGTGATGATTTAAAACAATCCAGTCATGACAGCAAGCTTAAGTGGTCCGGCGTGATCACGAGTCCCGCCAATGACGCCGGCGGCGATGCCAAAACGGAGGCCGAAGCTACCGTCAAGTCCCCCGTTAAATCATCTGACACTGGAGGACCAA GTGGATCGGGTCTTACAGTTCAAATCCACAGCTCGCCAAGAAGTCCACTGAGTGGAATTCCTATGCGCACCGCGCCTGCTGCGGCAGTCTCGCCAACCCAG AGGCCATCGTACATAAAGCCCTTGTCAAAGCTGTTGGAAAAAAGAATCAGTCACGGAGACTTTGTTCATCCTCACG ATTGCAGCGAAGACACAAAACCCAGCATCCTCATTAGGAAGAGTCCATCCCTGGAGTCCATTTTCAAAAGCCCGGTTTCCCTGAGAAGCCGTACGTCGTCGTTTGGCTGCAACCATGGCAACAACATGTTCAG TACGGACCCCTTGGCTGCACTGGCGCGGGAGTACGGGGGATCCAAGAGGAACGCGCTACTCAAGTGGTGCCAGAAGAAAACACAAGGCTATCCG AACATTGACGTGACCAACTTCAGCAGCAGTTGGAGTGACGGTTTGGCTTTTTGCGCTCTCCTGCACACTTATTTGCCTGCGCACATCCCTTACCAGCAACTCATCAGTCAAGATAAG atCCGGAATCTGACCCTGGCTTTCCAGGCAGCTGAGAGCATTGGCATCAAACCTTCTCTG AACATCGAAGAACTGGTGAAGACGGACAGGCCCGACTGGCAGAGTGTCATGCAGTACGTCTCTCAGATCTACAAGCACTTCGAGACCTGA
- the adora2b gene encoding adenosine receptor A2b — protein sequence MNDYQGIKTFYILIEVVIALLSIGGNVLVCWAVAVNSTLKNATNYFLVSLAVADILVGCLAIPFAITISIGIRLDFYGCLFLACFVLVLTQSSIFSLLAIAIDRYLAIKIPLRYKELMTGKTAREIIAILWILSFVIGLVPFFGWNIKRSSCGDVDDDDSTSDNATEAGPKSGGGARSLLGSCELRCFFERVVDMEYMVYFNFFVCVLLPLLIMLGIYMKIFTVARMQMRQIELKCVANGDSQHHGLLQREIRAAKSLSIIVGLFAICWLPVHILNCLTLFYQDLHKPVEVMYLAIILSHANSAVNPVIYAYRIQDFRTTFHKILKRHVLCRKEELDVGSNGSRRARGQLRVTGDALL from the exons ATGAATGACTACCAAGGAATCAAGACGTTTTACATCCTCATCGAAGTGGTCATCGCTCTCTTGTCCATCGGCGGCAACGTGCTGGTTTGCTGGGCCGTGGCCGTCAACAGCACCCTGAAGAACGCCACCAACTATTTCCTGGTGTCTCTGGCCGTGGCCGACATTCTGGTGGGCTGCCTGGCCATCCCCTTCGCCATCACCATCAGCATCGGCATCCGGCTGGACTTTTACGGCTGCCTTTTCCTGGCCTGCTTCGTCCTGGTTCTTACTCAGAGCTCCATCTTCAGTCTGCTGGCCATTGCCATTGACAGATACCTGGCCATCAAAATCCCTCTCAG GTACAAGGAGCTGATGACGGGCAAGACGGCCAGAGAGATCATCGCAATTTTATGGATCCTCTCCTTCGTCATCGGGCTGGTCCCTTTCTTCGGCTGGAACATCAAGCGCTCCAGTTGCGGCGACGTCGACGACGACGACTCCACGTCGGACAACGCCACGGAGGCGGGTCCGaaaagcggcggcggcgcgcgTTCGCTCCTCGGGAGCTGCGAGCTCAGGTGTTTCTTCGAGAGGGTGGTGGACATGGAGTACATGGTCTACTTTAATTTCTTCGTTTGCGTGCTGCTGCCGCTCCTCATCATGCTGGGCATCTACATGAAGATCTTCACGGTGGCCAGGATGCAGATGAGGCAGATCGAGCTCAAGTGCGTGGCCAACGGGGACAGCCAGCACCACGGCCTTCTTCAGCGGGAGATCCGCGCCGCCAAGTCGCTGTCCATCATCGTGGGGCTCTTCGCCATCTGCTGGCTGCCCGTCCACATCCTCAATTGCCTCACGCTCTTCTACCAGGACCTGCACAAGCCCGTGGAGGTCATGTACCTGGCCATCATTCTGTCCCACGCCAACTCGGCCGTCAACCCCGTCATCTACGCGTACCGCATCCAGGACTTTAGAACCACCTTCCACAAGATCCTCAAACGGCACGTGCTGTGCCGCAAAGAGGAGCTCGACGTCGGTTCCAACGGAAGCAGGCGTGCAAGGGGCCAGCTCCGCGTGACCGGAGACGCCCTGCTGTAG